One window from the genome of Schistocerca piceifrons isolate TAMUIC-IGC-003096 chromosome 1, iqSchPice1.1, whole genome shotgun sequence encodes:
- the LOC124740175 gene encoding uncharacterized protein LOC124740175, whose translation MIIGDLNTQIGTNRNGYEEVMGPFGYRRRNVEDKLIGGKVRDTKVIPSKHLDSDYRLLVADLNYKMKSLNTVQRMPKSKEWKLKEEENKKSFQNPVAQKLPKTVRGSVEEEWNLFKTSIVNSAAQICSKTKGKVKGKETRWWNDRVKDAFKTHNMAKKNMELENRNQNQGLVPKDEHRVTTLEKKYR comes from the exons ATGATAATTGGGGATCTGAATACTCAGATCGGCACAAATAGAAATGGATATGAGGAAGTGATGGGCCCTTTTGGATACAGAAGACGAAATGTTGAGG ATAAATTAATTGGAGGAAAAGTAAGGGACACTAAAGTAATACCAAGTAAGCACTTGGATAGTGACTACAGGTTACTAGTTGCTGATCTAAATTATAAGATGAAAAGTTTGAATACTGTACAGAGAATGCCAAAAAGTAAGGAGTGGaagttgaaagaagaagaaaataagaaaagtttccaaAATCCAGTAGCACAAAAATTGCCAAAAACTGTAAGGGGTAGTGTAGAGGAAGAGTGGAACCTATTTAAAACATCAATAGTTAACAGTGCTGCGCAGATATGCAGCAAAACAAAGGGTAAAGTGAAGGGCAAAGAAACCAGATGGTGGAATGATAGAGTAAAAGATGCATTTAAAACACATAATATGGCAAAGAAAAACATGGAGCTTGAAAACAGAAATCAGAACCAGGGGCTGGTGCCAAAAGATGAACACAGGGTGACAACACTGGAGAAGAAATACCGATAA